In Silene latifolia isolate original U9 population chromosome X, ASM4854445v1, whole genome shotgun sequence, the following proteins share a genomic window:
- the LOC141622768 gene encoding uncharacterized protein LOC141622768 — MSSPFSNLGFRFYHHFHFNYRHFCNSANAKLIATDDPHKFVVYVREQVKSGFNNLQVPINLFHRMMSLVRRPSITDFNKLLAAMLKLKRLHPHATILSLYSDLELSGIRPDLHSIGILANCYCHLRRVDFGYSLFAKSLKLGYPYKSNLILLTTLMNGHVHNNQLSEAIKLLDVAVIKLGSRPDIVMYSTMVKGLCRTGDYAGALHLLRRMNSAPSFCKPNIFIYNTLIDVLSKDKLISEALNLFSVMKTEGIKPNVYTYTSLMRGMFDIGRKGEAMEMLVEMMESNIEPNVATYSMLVDMHCKDKMTDAAEAILPIMIKRGLTPNVVTYSALMDGYCSCGQMDKARDLMDLMVKSHCHPNVVTFTTLINGFLKLQRIDKALDVLHKMCELGIAPDAWLYDVLIDGLCEAGYVQDAENLVSDLLARGLLPRKQNKAKWMLS; from the coding sequence ATGTCTTCCCCCTTTTCTAATTTAGGGTTTCGATTTTACCATCATTTCCATTTTAATTATCGTCATTTCTGCAATTCTGCTAATGCTAAGCTTATTGCTACTGATGATCCTCATAAATTTGTGGTGTATGTTAGAGAGCAAGTAAAATCAGGGTTTAATAATCTCCAAGTTCCCATTAATCTGTTCCACCGAATGATGTCTCTTGTGCGCCGACCTTCGATTactgattttaataagttattagcAGCAATGCTCAAACTCAAACGACTACATCCTCATGCTACAATCCTTTCTCTCTATTCAGATCTCGAATTATCAGGTATCCGACCCGATTTACATTCCATAGGAATCCTGGCTAATTGTTACTGCCACTTACGCCGTGTCGATTTTGGGTATTCTCTCTTTGCCAAGTCTCTTAAGCTTGGCTACCCCTATAAATCTAATTTAATTCTCCTCACGACCTTAATGAATGGTCACGTTCATAACAACCAGCTCAGTGAAGCCATTAAGTTGTTGGATGTAGCCGTCATTAAGCTTGGCAGTCGGCCAGATATAGTTATGTATAGTACCATGGTGAAAGGTCTTTGCAGGACCGGGGACTATGCGGGCGCTCTCCACCTACTCCGCCGAATGAATTCTGCCCCCTCTTTTTGCAAGCCTAACATTTTCATCTATAATACCCTTATCGACGTTCTTTCCAAAGACAAGTTGATATCAGAGGCCCTCAACCTCTTTTCAGTCATGAAAACCGAGGGAATCAAACCAAATGTATACACATATACCTCATTGATGCGAGGTATGTTCGACATAGGTCGTAAAGGAGAGGCCATGGAAATGTTGGTTGAGATGATGGAGAGCAACATTGAACCGAATGTTGCTACTTATAGCATGTTGGTTGACATGCACTGCAAGGACAAGATGACTGATGCTGCAGAAGCCATATTACCAATAATGATTAAACGAGGTTTGACTCCTAATGTGGTCACTTATAGCGCTTTAATGGATGGATATTGCTCGTGCGGCCAAATGGACAAGGCAAGGGATCTCATGGATTTGATGGTCAAAAGCCATTGTCACCCCAATGTTGTGACTTTTACTACTTTGATCAACGGTTTTCTTAAACTTCAAAGGATCGACAAAGCCCTCGACGTATTGCACAAAATGTGTGAGCTAGGGATTGCCCCTGACGCATGGCTCTATGACGTTCTCATAGATGGCTTGTGTGAGGCTGGCTACGTTCAAGATGCAGAAAACCTTGTTTCTGATCTCTTAGCTAGGGGTTTGCTACCCCGTAAacaaaataaagcaaaatggATGCTCTCCTGA